One Bradyrhizobium zhanjiangense DNA segment encodes these proteins:
- a CDS encoding bifunctional allantoicase/(S)-ureidoglycine aminohydrolase, with protein sequence MSSQTYHIPQGGLPPQTDLLSGRAVFTNAYAVIPNGVQRDIVVSHLPHWDDTRVWVLARPLSGFAETFSHYLMELAPGGGSEVPEPDKDAEGALFVLGGQLVLTLADRERELRPGGFAYLPPGCAWSIRNRGQSPAQLHWIRKLYQRVPGLAEPEAIVTHADSVEPVAMPGTEGRWATTRFIDPADMRHDMHINIVTFEPGATIPFAETHVMEHGLYVLEGKAVYRLNRDWVEVEAGDYMWLRAFCPQACYAGGPGRFRYLLYKDVNRHMNLRQGAPLI encoded by the coding sequence ATGTCATCGCAAACCTATCACATCCCGCAAGGGGGCCTTCCGCCCCAGACGGATCTTCTGAGTGGCCGGGCGGTCTTTACGAATGCCTACGCCGTCATTCCCAACGGCGTGCAGCGCGATATCGTCGTCAGCCACCTGCCGCACTGGGACGACACGCGCGTCTGGGTCCTGGCGCGACCGCTGTCCGGATTCGCCGAGACGTTCTCCCACTATCTCATGGAGCTCGCGCCGGGTGGAGGAAGTGAAGTTCCCGAGCCGGACAAGGATGCCGAGGGCGCGTTGTTCGTCTTGGGCGGCCAGTTGGTCCTCACATTGGCGGACAGGGAGCGTGAGCTCAGGCCCGGCGGCTTCGCCTATCTGCCACCCGGCTGCGCCTGGAGCATTCGCAACCGGGGGCAGAGCCCGGCGCAGCTTCATTGGATCCGCAAGCTGTATCAGCGCGTGCCAGGATTGGCCGAGCCCGAGGCGATTGTGACACATGCAGACTCGGTTGAACCGGTCGCGATGCCGGGCACCGAGGGAAGGTGGGCAACCACGCGCTTCATCGATCCGGCCGACATGCGGCATGACATGCACATCAATATCGTCACGTTCGAGCCGGGTGCGACGATCCCCTTTGCAGAGACGCACGTCATGGAGCACGGATTATATGTCCTCGAGGGCAAGGCCGTGTATCGTCTTAATCGGGACTGGGTCGAGGTCGAGGCCGGAGACTATATGTGGCTGCGCGCCTTCTGCCCGCAGGCCTGCTACGCAGGAGGTCCCGGTCGGTTTCGCTATCTGCTCTACAAGGACGTCAACCGGCACATGAATCTGCGGCAGGGAGCTCCGCTGATCTGA
- a CDS encoding ureidoglycolate lyase, translating to MAILSIEPLTRQAFAPFGEVVETEGLTPLSINQGYAERYNELATIDVGAEGGQINISWFVASARPAPIAIRLMERHPLGSQLFMPLNGGDWLVVVCTDPHTRSSYRALAAKGNQGVNYARNCWHHPLLVLKDASSFLVVDRKGGGDNLEEYWLDETMQLDLRTAAS from the coding sequence ATGGCGATACTCTCGATTGAGCCGTTGACGAGACAGGCGTTCGCTCCGTTCGGAGAGGTCGTCGAAACGGAAGGGTTGACGCCCCTGTCGATCAACCAGGGCTATGCCGAGCGCTACAACGAACTCGCCACTATCGATGTCGGCGCCGAAGGCGGACAAATCAACATCAGCTGGTTTGTCGCCTCTGCGCGGCCCGCGCCGATCGCCATTCGCCTGATGGAGCGCCATCCACTTGGAAGCCAGCTGTTCATGCCCTTGAATGGAGGGGACTGGCTGGTCGTCGTCTGCACGGACCCGCACACACGATCGAGCTATCGGGCGTTAGCCGCCAAGGGCAACCAAGGCGTGAACTATGCCCGAAACTGCTGGCATCACCCGCTTCTGGTCCTCAAGGACGCAAGCTCGTTCCTCGTCGTCGATCGAAAGGGTGGTGGTGACAATCTCGAAGAATATTGGCTGGACGAGACGATGCAACTCGATCTCAGGACAGCCGCAAGCTGA
- a CDS encoding DUF2231 domain-containing protein: MRVRSTAQIAGHPIHPMLVPIPIVCFIGALFTDIAYVASAEIMWADFSAWLLLVGIIFGVLAAIVGLTDFLGNRLVRTQAPAWPHLIGNAVALVLAIFNTMIHMRDAWTSVWPTGLVLSALTVLILPVTGWLGWAMVYRHGVGVAR; this comes from the coding sequence ATGCGCGTCCGTTCCACGGCGCAGATCGCGGGGCATCCGATTCATCCGATGCTGGTGCCGATCCCGATCGTGTGCTTCATCGGGGCGCTGTTCACTGACATCGCCTATGTCGCGAGCGCCGAGATCATGTGGGCGGATTTTTCCGCCTGGCTGCTGCTCGTCGGCATCATCTTCGGCGTGCTCGCGGCCATCGTAGGCCTGACCGATTTCCTCGGCAACCGGCTGGTGCGGACGCAAGCGCCGGCCTGGCCGCATCTGATCGGCAACGCGGTGGCGCTGGTCCTTGCGATCTTCAACACGATGATTCACATGCGCGATGCCTGGACCTCGGTGTGGCCAACCGGGCTCGTGCTTTCGGCGCTGACCGTGCTGATCCTGCCTGTCACCGGCTGGCTCGGCTGGGCCATGGTCTATCGCCACGGTGTGGGAGTTGCGCGATGA
- a CDS encoding C4-dicarboxylate transporter DctA: MPKIFKSLFFQVVVALAAGIALGMAYPDTALQMKPLGDGFIKLIKMLVPVIVFCVVVQGISAAGDLSKVGRVGIRSLLYFEIVTTIALMFGIALAYYFQPGAGMNIDPRTLDAKALSGFSQTAAQVAGGGVSEFLMKLIPSTIVGAFSSGDVLQVLIVSIMFGCAMSLCGERARPVVDFVERVNEIIFKMMNFVVRLAPLGVFGAIAFTVGKYGIGSLKQLGGLVALFYLAVFFFVVLVLGAIMRLSGFSLFKLLVYLREELMIVLGTAAGDSVLPQTMRKLEQLGIKRSTVGLVIPTGYSFNLDAFSIYLTLAAVFIAQATNTPLATGDLLAILGVALLTSKGAHGVPGSAIVVLAATLAAIPAIPAIGLVLILSVDWFIGIARALGNYVGNCVATVVVASWEGDLDRAKAHRILDGEVVPSSEDVQIDPAGANAPVAGLQTL; the protein is encoded by the coding sequence ATGCCCAAGATTTTCAAGTCACTCTTCTTCCAGGTGGTCGTTGCACTCGCGGCCGGTATCGCTCTCGGCATGGCCTATCCGGACACCGCGCTGCAGATGAAGCCCCTGGGCGACGGCTTCATCAAGCTCATCAAGATGCTGGTGCCCGTCATCGTGTTCTGCGTGGTGGTGCAGGGAATATCAGCGGCCGGCGACCTTTCAAAGGTAGGAAGGGTCGGTATTCGCTCGCTGCTCTATTTCGAGATCGTCACCACCATCGCCCTGATGTTTGGCATTGCGCTTGCTTATTATTTCCAGCCCGGCGCCGGAATGAACATCGATCCGAGGACGCTGGACGCCAAGGCGCTCAGCGGATTCAGCCAGACCGCGGCTCAGGTCGCCGGCGGGGGCGTCTCCGAATTCCTGATGAAGCTCATCCCGTCGACCATTGTCGGTGCCTTCAGCTCCGGCGATGTTCTGCAGGTCCTGATCGTGTCGATCATGTTTGGCTGTGCCATGTCGTTGTGCGGCGAGCGCGCGAGGCCAGTCGTCGATTTCGTCGAGCGGGTGAATGAGATCATCTTCAAGATGATGAACTTCGTCGTCCGGCTCGCCCCGCTCGGCGTCTTCGGCGCGATCGCCTTCACTGTCGGCAAGTATGGCATCGGTTCGCTCAAGCAGCTCGGGGGACTGGTTGCCCTGTTCTATCTGGCAGTGTTCTTCTTCGTGGTCCTCGTGCTCGGCGCGATCATGCGGCTCTCGGGCTTCAGCCTGTTCAAGCTGCTCGTCTATCTGCGTGAAGAGCTGATGATCGTTCTCGGCACGGCCGCAGGCGACAGCGTGCTTCCGCAGACCATGCGCAAGCTCGAACAGCTCGGGATCAAGCGGTCGACGGTCGGTTTGGTCATCCCGACGGGGTACTCATTCAATCTGGATGCCTTCTCGATCTACCTGACCTTGGCGGCGGTCTTCATTGCCCAGGCGACGAACACACCGCTCGCCACGGGCGACCTCCTGGCGATCCTCGGCGTCGCGCTGCTCACTTCCAAGGGAGCTCATGGCGTCCCGGGCTCGGCCATTGTCGTTCTCGCGGCGACGCTGGCTGCCATTCCGGCCATCCCGGCGATCGGACTGGTGCTGATCCTGTCGGTGGACTGGTTCATCGGCATCGCCCGCGCGCTCGGCAATTATGTCGGAAACTGCGTTGCCACGGTCGTCGTCGCCTCGTGGGAGGGGGACCTCGATCGCGCGAAGGCGCATCGCATCCTCGATGGTGAGGTCGTTCCTTCCAGCGAGGACGTGCAGATCGATCCGGCCGGCGCGAACGCTCCCGTCGCGGGTCTGCAGACGCTTTGA